GCTAATACCTGAAATTCCCTTATAGAATATATTTCCAAGCATGAGAAGGACGGCCGATAAAATGAGTCCTGTAGCAAGCATAGGAGCACCGAGAGCTAATATGGAATAAATTTTATCTTTTATGACTCTTCTTTTTTTAAGTCTAACTTTTTTCCATTTCAAAGAGGTTTACCAAATCTTGTTTGTTTAGGTTAGGAGCCTTGGAACTTTTTCATAAGCCGTTTTTTAACATACAGCTCAGTGATTGCGTTCAAGGAAAAAGTGAATAGGAAAAGAAGAACTCCTAGGAAAAACAGAATATTATAATGTTCCGATCCCCAGATAACTTCTCCCATTTCCGCACCGATCGTGGCGGCAAATGTCCTACTCGGATCAAAAATACCGAAGCTCATCATTGGGGCATTTCCAGTAGCCATAAGAGCGATCATTGTCTCTCCAAAGGCTCTTCCTATGCCTAAAAGTACTGCTGCAAATACGCCAGGCAATGCTGCAGGAAGCATAACTCTATAAGCGGTTTGCCATTCAGTAGCGCCTAATGCTAAAGAAGCTTGTCTATAAGATTGAGGCACTGTGCTTAATGCGTCTTCTGCCACAGTAAATATGATAGGAGTGACTGCGATAGCAAGACCGATCCCTCCAGTCAAAGCGTTCAATCTGAAATCTATGTCGAAGGTTGCCTTTACTAAAGTAGCAACATCCATTAAACAGAAAAATCCGATCACAACGGAAGGGAAGTTTGCAAGCATTTCAATTGCTGGTTTTACTATCTCTCTTACTCTTGCAGGTACAAAAAACGTAATATTCAAAGCAGCTAAAATAGCTAAAGGCGCTCCGAGTAGAATCGCTATAATTGTAGTTTTTGCAGTTCCTACGATCAAAGGTAGAATACCAAACTTAGGAACAGAAGATACCGGCTGCCATATTTTGCTGAAAAGATTTTCGAAAAGAGAAAGTTTTTCAGGTTCTGGAGCAGCAACAGCAACAGGTTTATTTAATTCTAAAGTATCTCCATCGGGATTATATTCCGTAGGAGCCTGTGCCGTAGGTGCATCCGAGCTGGAGTCAGGATTATATTCCGATGGCGCTCCGGAGCTTTGTATAGTAGAGGTGGCTTGCGGAGAATCTGAGAAGAATAAGGAAGAAGCTTCTCTAAAGACGAAGAAAAAAATAAGAAGAATGATAAGGATGGAAGTTGCAGCGGTTCCTTTTACTAAGGTTTCCGCGAAAACGTCTATTTTTCTTCTGCTCGGATGTAATAGATATCTCAGCAGAGGATCGAGTTTGCTCATTGAATATTCCGAATTCTGGATTTAAGAACGGCCCCCGTTCCCGGGAGCCGATCACACAATATTACTTTTTCTTAAGAGGGAAGTAACCTACGTCCTTCACTACTTTTTGTCCGTCTTTTCCAATCACCCAATCGATAAACTTTTTAGTTTGGTCTTTAGGTGCTTCTCTCAGATAAAAATATAGATATCTGGAGATTGGATATTTATTGGTCAAAATGTTCGCTTCAGTTGGAAGTTCCGCTTTAGAGTTTGCGTCTGCAGAAACTGCAACGTCTTTAACTCCGGAAGCGTAAGCTGCTCCACCGTAACCGATTCCCCATTTGTCTTTGGAGATTGCGTTAACTAGTGCTGCAGTTCCTACCATATGTTGTGCAGAAGGATCAAAGTCTTGTTTTTCCAAAGCATGTTCTTTGAAATACTCGTAAGTTCCGGAGTTATTCTCGCGGCTATAAAGTACGATTTTATGATCTTCTCCGCCAACTTCTTTCCAATTAGTGATCTTTCCTGTGAAAATTTTACGGATTTCTTCCAGAGAAAGTTTTGCGACTGGATTCTTTTTGTTTACATAAAGAGAAATACCGTCGATTGCAACCTTGATTTCCACACCATTGGAATTATATTTTTCCTTTAATTGCTGGATTTCTTGAGGTTTGAGAGGGCGAGAAGCAGAACAAATATCTGTAGTTCCGTTGATCAGAGCTGCGATCCCAGTTCCGGATCCTCCTCCTGTAACTTGGAATTGAACGGATTTATCCGGGAAGGTTTCGGTCCATTTTTGAACCAGGATAACCATCGTATCGGATCCTTTTATTGTGATTGTCTTTTTCTCTTCCCCGGATACGGAAAATGAAGAAAGAGCGAATGCTAATAAGACAATAAGTCTTAAACCTATCTTTTTCATCTGTTTGATATTTCTCCTGAAATATTTTTGAATCATAAATGAGAACCGTTACGAACGGATTTCTCGAATATTACAATCCTGATACACTCTGTTCTGCTGCGTAGATTTGGCATTTTAACGCATTCTACGAAAATAAGCCCTTGCTGCAAGAAAGTACACAAGGGCTTTTTAATGTTAGTTGGTAGGAAATCCTACTGCTGTCTTAATCTTCTTCCCACAATCTCCTCCGGCTTGCCCCAGGTTTGGATCACAGGTATAATATCTAAAATTCACTGGACTCGCGTTTGTAGGAATTCCTGAACCCAAGAAACCCAAGCTGCTGCAAGTAGAAGTAGAAAGGGCAGATTTCCTAAGTTCTGTATCCAGAGAATGTCCAAACATTACATAAAGATAATAGTTGGTCGGAGAGATCGTAGAATTAGAAACTCCCAAAACGGTGAAATGATCGTAACATTCTCCCGTATAGTCAGTGAAATTTCCTGCAACCTCTACTACTACGATGGAATTGTTTCCGTCATCAGGAGTTCCAATCAAGGCTCCCAATAGTGCAGAATCTTCCTTTGTATTGGAAGAGCAAGAAATTGCTAAAAGTCCCAAAAGTGGAAGTATGAATTTAAGTTTAGATTTCATAATATTTACTTTCTCCTCTTCTTAATCTAACCTGGAGTTTAGTTGGTCCGGTGTAACCATTCCGGTCCAGAAAGTTGCCTGAAGCTGGAAGTAAACAGTTTGGTTATTGATCGTTTCAGGTTCTCTGGTCACAGGATCTATCCCCAATTTCAGAACTGGGATTTGATAGAATAATTGTGCTTTAAATAGATGTTTGTCTCCGAAAAGATTTAAACCGACCCAGTAATATTTTTTAAGATCGTTATCTTCTATCTTACCGTTACGATTGAAATCTCCTTTTAGGAAATCATATCTGAAAACAGGCATAATATAATATTTATCGAATATTTGGATATTATATCCTACTGTTGCCTGCCATCCTGAAAGACTGTTGGATGCCGCGCCGGTATAAGTTGTATAAGCTCCACTTAGGTAGAAACCGTTCCAACTCATAGTTCCGTCGTAGGTATAACCTCTTAGGTCCAGATTTTTTTGGCAATAGCTGGTTTGGTAGCTTGGAACAGTACAATCAGCAGTACTATTATCAGCAGTGGTTTGAGTAGTAAGAAGATACTGAGTAGGAGCTCCTCTTGGGATCGCACCATCCACAGCAAGGGAAGAAGCAGGGCCAGAACTAAAGCTTACGTTCTTGGTTTGCATTGTAGCAGCACCTAAGGAAATTTTTAGATCTTTTTGGAAGATCTCTTCTCCTTCCTGCCAGCCTACATTACTACCGTTTTCTTTCACCAAACCACCCAAAACGTTCCATTGAAGTCTCGCAAAATATAAAGGAGAATTCAGGATAGGTT
The genomic region above belongs to Leptospira saintgironsiae and contains:
- the pstC gene encoding phosphate ABC transporter permease subunit PstC — protein: MSKLDPLLRYLLHPSRRKIDVFAETLVKGTAATSILIILLIFFFVFREASSLFFSDSPQATSTIQSSGAPSEYNPDSSSDAPTAQAPTEYNPDGDTLELNKPVAVAAPEPEKLSLFENLFSKIWQPVSSVPKFGILPLIVGTAKTTIIAILLGAPLAILAALNITFFVPARVREIVKPAIEMLANFPSVVIGFFCLMDVATLVKATFDIDFRLNALTGGIGLAIAVTPIIFTVAEDALSTVPQSYRQASLALGATEWQTAYRVMLPAALPGVFAAVLLGIGRAFGETMIALMATGNAPMMSFGIFDPSRTFAATIGAEMGEVIWGSEHYNILFFLGVLLFLFTFSLNAITELYVKKRLMKKFQGS
- a CDS encoding phosphate ABC transporter substrate-binding protein, whose protein sequence is MKKIGLRLIVLLAFALSSFSVSGEEKKTITIKGSDTMVILVQKWTETFPDKSVQFQVTGGGSGTGIAALINGTTDICSASRPLKPQEIQQLKEKYNSNGVEIKVAIDGISLYVNKKNPVAKLSLEEIRKIFTGKITNWKEVGGEDHKIVLYSRENNSGTYEYFKEHALEKQDFDPSAQHMVGTAALVNAISKDKWGIGYGGAAYASGVKDVAVSADANSKAELPTEANILTNKYPISRYLYFYLREAPKDQTKKFIDWVIGKDGQKVVKDVGYFPLKKK
- a CDS encoding LA_3150 family lipoprotein, with protein sequence MKSKLKFILPLLGLLAISCSSNTKEDSALLGALIGTPDDGNNSIVVVEVAGNFTDYTGECYDHFTVLGVSNSTISPTNYYLYVMFGHSLDTELRKSALSTSTCSSLGFLGSGIPTNASPVNFRYYTCDPNLGQAGGDCGKKIKTAVGFPTN